The following proteins come from a genomic window of Alnus glutinosa chromosome 10, dhAlnGlut1.1, whole genome shotgun sequence:
- the LOC133879979 gene encoding germin-like protein 9-3 — MAFTTSKHEFCFVLVLAFTTFHMVTAGDADITSNFAVPPNVPFVDGNFFTYTAMRALVGAARPTTFKISKVSMVEFPALTGQSVSFAVLQFPAGSMNSLHTHPRSAELLFLLTGTLEVGFVDTTNKLITQTLQVGDVFVFPKGLVHYQFNRDANNSATAISAFGSANAGIVSVPTTVFTSGIDAGILAKSFNTDVSTIRAIKAGLAPKA, encoded by the coding sequence ATGGCCTTCACCACCTCCAAGCATGAGTTTTGCTTTGTACTTGTACTTGCCTTCACTACTTTCCATATGGTGACTGCTGGAGATGCAGATATCACCTCTAATTTTGCAGTCCCACCAAATGTGCCCTTTGTTGATGGAAACTTCTTCACATACACAGCCATGAGGGCTCTTGTTGGGGCAGCTCGGCCCACAACTTTTAAGATCTCGAAAGTAAGCATGGTTGAATTTCCGGCTCTTACTGGTCAGAGCGTTTCTTTTGCTGTTCTCCAATTCCCAGCTGGTTCTATGAATTCACTTCACACTCATCCTCGCTCTGCAGAGCTCTTGTTTCTCCTCACCGGTACTCTGGAAGTTGGGTTTGTTGATACGACCAACAAGCTCATCACTCAGACACTCCAAGTGGGTGACGTGTTCGTATTTCCTAAGGGACTTGTTCACTATCAGTTCAATAGGGATGCAAACAATTCTGCCACAGCCATCTCTGCCTTCGGTAGTGCAAATGCTGGTATTGTCTCAGTTCCCACAACTGTATTCACTTCTGGCATTGATGCTGGGATTTTGGCAAAATCCTTCAACACTGATGTTTCTACCATTCGGGCAATCAAGGCAGGGCTTGCACCTAAGGCCTGA